The DNA region CCACACCAAAGATAACGGTCAACTTCTGTTGATAAATATCTTAGCGATGAGGAAAATTCTCCAGAGGGTTCCCGAAAAGATAAAGAGAATTAACGGGAGAGGAAAGGACTGGAGGAATCAAAACAACTGGCACAACCACAGTCATATTCAAAGAAATGAGGGGAAACGCCATAAATATGTAGTcaaattttgctaaaaataaGAGGAAAGGCAAAAGTGATTTCAGCATTTTCAGCCGGTTTATTTTGGTGAATTTACTCTCTTCAGAGAGAATGGTCGACAAAGGCAGTTTACAGCTGCTCAAACAAGCATCCTATgacatttcattacaacaaattttacaattaaagaCAAAGTGCTTCTCTGTACGCTGTTTGGTTTGTGTGGTTGCTTATGAAGACACTTATTTCAAATGGATATTTACATTCGAGCATCTCATGATGAGGCATTGCAGGTTTCAGGGGATggtctcggtgtgtgtgtgtgttatgagtgCTGCTCCAGGAAGGCTTTGCAGCACCTCACACACTGTTCATACACCGTCTCAAAGTCTTTATCACTCCCCTGCAAGTGAAAACAAACAGGAGCcattaaaatgtaactgtaaacagAAATAATGTGGCCAAGCATAGCAGCAAGAGACACATGTGAACTTAAGAATGACCAACAGACAGAAGAGCTGAAATGATTTGATAATCGATTAAGTAAAGAGCCGATTTAGCCCTAAtttactaaattaactaaatcaaCTAATTTACTGTCTtaacttttctttaaaatgtttatgcaCATTAGGATTATTGAaccaaaacaatacatttttagcCTAATTTGTGCTAAAGCAATACCAATGAACAGATTATATTAATATTGGCAGCAGAGATGCAAGCAGATTAAATTCTATACTATTctaaataaaacagcaacaataagaactaaatgttttaaatagtcaATGTACAGTGTACAGAATCATAATCAATGTACAGTGAAAGAAATTCAGCCAAGCATTTACTTTCAAactgttttcactcagaaattgctagtaaattttacatgcaattaaagggaaactgcacaaaacacattgaattaaaggggtcatatgatgtgatttaaagttttcctttctcttcgcagttttacaagctgttcgtgcatagataagatctgtaaagttgcaaagactaaagtctcaaatccaaagagatattctttataaaagttaaagggatactccaccccaaaatgaaaattttgtgattaatcacttacccccatgtcgttccaaacctgtaaaagctttgttcatcttcggaaaacaatttaagatattttggatgaaaaccgggaggcttgtgactgtcccatagactgccaagtaaattacactgtcagggtccagaaaagtatgaaagacatcgtcaggatagtccatctgccatcagtggttcaaccgtaacattatgaagcgacgagaatactttttgtacgcgaagaaaacaaaataacaactttattcaacaatttgtcacctctgtgtctctccgcattaCCGTAGCAACATTTTGGAGAGCATCTGCTGAATGCAAGCAGCCGTACTCCACAGacgcgctgttttcattcaaatcataGCTTAAATACACAttgaaaatgtatccttgtgcacggctgacacagaagagcgtaagctgtttgcgttcagtggatattctccaaaatggcgctacggtgatgcagagagatacagaggagacaaattgttgaataaagtcattatttttgttttcttcacataaaaaaaagaaagaaccactgatggcagatggactattctgacgatgcttttcatacttttctggaccttgacagtgtaatttacttggcagtctgtgggacagtcacaagcctcccggttttcatacaaaatatcttaattcgtgttccgaagatgaacaaagcttttacgggtttggaataacatggggGTAattgataaatgacaaaattctcattttggggtggagtatccttttaagactcgtccacgccttCCAAAAACgcctcattcaaacatgcccccacaaaTCTAAGTTACtgtgttggaagatttgcataaaaccacccaaatgtttacacaaaggcggcctaacttttattctcactgtagtgtTGTTGCCGTCATGGAGATGCAGTGTGTTTCCATATATGGTAAGGAGCATTACAATCCATCACAttcttgaggtattcggccaaacACAACgcaatggatagctggccaatcagagcacaccgcgcttttcagaacgatgagctttgtaaaaatagataaattTCTATAGACTACAATATTAATAAAGTTCAcactaaaaaattaataaaggtttcacaccagtgttattttaatattatttatatactaatatagtatttattccTATTCTGAATTGgcttgtatttaaatttttattttcaattttcatttttattttagtttaattatgtgcttttgtcatttttattctttttctatttagccttattttatttcagtttcagaaatgtttgtacttcaacttatttcagttatttgccatgacaacatttctcatttttgtgtgtttttaagtttacatttgtcatcttacatttatatttttaatttatttcagtcacCAAAAATTATGTTTGAGAAGGGTTAAAAATATACAGCTTTAGAAGCTGCTGTGCTTAATTGCCATGGATCTCATCTTCTGACACACAATGTATCACCTCCATCAAAAGAAACTGCACTCAAAGGACCACACTTCCTCTCACACTTGAATCTTGAGGGACTAAACAGGAAATCTCAGCTATCTGAAGAGTGATCATCACCACAAGAGCATCTGGCTGACGAACTGTCCGGTTTCCTATTCTGCGATGGCACAAAGTCCTGCCTACTTCAGCCAGCTGGTTTTCTGCCATGAAGAAACACTAGAGAGGAAACATCCAACTTTACACCTTCCACGATTATCTTCAACAATCTCAATGTGGCTGTGACCCACATGTGCTGGAAGCCTTCAGCCTAGGGAAACATCTTCAGAATGTGTCTTTATCAATCCTTAAGAAACCCTCGCACATAAAAGCAAGTTTTCTGATCTTCACAGATGTGTCTTGGAGAGCTGGTGGTGTGAGCGGGATGACCTGACACTGTCTGGAGGAGGAATGCTAATGATCTCAGTTGGGGTGGCCCGTCAGGTTCTTTCCAGTTTCTATTTCTCAACACACTCACCCGGTCCCTCCCTCTCATAATCGGCACTGCTCCCTTCCAAACATCAGTTTTGTGGTTTTACAAGCTGGCTAAATCAACCGTTCTGTCATAATTGAATGTTAGTGACACTTTGTGACGCTAAAGCACCTCTGTTTAAAACTCTAAATAACACTCTTACATTTGCTTCACATTAACAGATGGCGAAAGACCAAAACGCGCACACAGATTCATCCAGAGCTTTTGACCTAATTGTTATAGGGTGCAATTTTGGCATCATTTACTGGCCTTCGTGTTCCAAACcctccatgaaacacaaaaggagatgtacTGAATAACACAGACAATATTTTCCACGCAATAACAACAGAAGGAGGGCTaaagctagggctgggcgatacaGCAAAAAGTAAAATCCCAATCCTTTCAGAACGATTCTGACCGATTTAAGCTTTCAATTTTTTAGCATTTAACTTGTCAACTTAAAATTTTAACCACATCATTCTATTTACTAACCGTCTGGTTAAAGAAGGTTCTTTTCCAAGTGCTGCACACGTGAAGTGTACAACATGGTGTAAACGTAAAACAAAATCTTTGCAGAAATAATGCATGAAATATGAAGGCAAATACTGTACAAGCTCGTCTTCAACATATCCTTTATGTtgggaaataatataaaataagaaaaatgctaaatattacttagccaaaaatacattctGTTTTATAGGTCAAATCAAAAAGGCAAGAAGTTTAACACCAGTAGATTAttgttaactttaaatataaattataaacataaatatataatataaatttaaaacaaagaagATAACAGCACCATcatgcaaatattaaatattacatacacggtagtagttctttacaggtttttgCAATCCACTTCACTGCTtttctattgtttattttatgtaaatatgcacTTGACAGACCTTGACGTCTTCCGCATGAGATGGCATTCTAAAAACGTGACGCTCAAGTTCAATTTGCATCACACGACCTTGTGTCCCCATTCCACTGCCTGCGGgtttttaatgcaatgcaaaaacGTATTTcgtgaaatctgagactttgtttcatatcaaaaatAACAAAGCACAACATTTATTGCGATTTATTGTATGGGAGGTGCCCTATACAATGTTCCATTCATTAACCGAAAACAGGCTTTAAATCTAAACagatttaagaatttatttatttatttttaattattgaatgagaaattattaaaattgagaaaacaatatttttactcAGCCCTAATTGTCAGCATGTGCAATTGTAACATCtgctaatatttttatacaaaaccacaatttctcagtttaaaacattaaagcattttaaatctattttttgacTTCAGGATACTCAATTATTGCACAAGAGTCATTGACAATTTTCAACTTCAAAAGTTCTTAAAACAAATCCTCTTTTCTTTTTGTGCTCcaagagagaaagtcatacaggctttGAATGACACGgagacagaattttccttttttcccttaAAAGCTGTCCTCACCCACAAGGCATTCATATCCAGTGCGTGCTGACAGCTGAAGAAACTCTGCAAACAGAGTACgccttaaacacacacagatatcaactGAGGAATCCTCATTCTCAAACATCAGTCAGGAGCCATGACCACACAATGCGTCAGATTCTCAGTTCTTCTGCAGAGTCCCCGACAGAGGACATGATTTATTGGCTAAGTATATGATTAAGTCTTTATCCAAGCACGCCACAACCAATTAAGCAGCTTGCAGCATTCCCAAAATGTTTTCTCTACAAAATCACAACCCTTAACCAACCACAAGACTGTAATCCTAAACGAGAAATGTGTATTATTTCTGCACTACtagcattaaaatataaaaataacaaccaCTGGGAAACAAATAATTGGTCCCGCCcacaaactcacaccattggtcaAGTTAATGCTGACTGTCAACGTCAGATTAGTCAGGATGCTccaatgttttagaaaaaaaaaaaaaaaaaaccttacccaCAGTTGTCTCATTAAGCTTGGATAGAAATAGAAGTAATGtccaaaatgtgaaaatatgaatcATCATGAATCATacaagattaaatattaaaagggAGTGATTGTTGTGGGAAATATCGAAATAATCTACCAAAGCAAGATTGATCCGAAGCAGTTCCCACACTAGTTAACAGCTGGAGTCGGACGGAGCTGGAATAGTGAGTGTGACATGAGCCCTAAGAcatcatatacattttatttttgggccTTTTGCCACTTTGATTGAGCATTTGGCAATAAAAAAACCAGGGATTGGGGCTGATCctgctgtgtgcatgtgtgtacactTACATAGTACGGGTCTTGGATAATAAGCTGTTTTTCAGGATCATAGGAGCCGAGAAGCTCAATCTTGGCTTTGCTGTTTTTCACGCTGCTTGCCTTCTTGTTCAGATCTCTGTAAGaaaaccagacacacacacacacacacacactttagatCTTGTGCAACCAATGGACTGATTCATAATCTGATTCATATCAATGGTGTGATTCCCCCATGTTCTTTCAGACTAATTCAGGAATATATTTTAAGCAGCAATGGCTCTTGACAGGATCTGACTGTTCTTTCTGCAACAGTCTCCCAGGAGCAAGACGTTGCAACACACACCAAACAgctgaaatttttttattatttatgacaaCACACATAACGGCACCTAGGTAGTGACAGCTGGTGTGGCTGATCATGAACAACAaggatattaaaaacaaacaataactacCAGGGATGTACAAAACTACATATCTTCAAATGAGTCGTGGTTTATCTGAACCAGGAGAGAACATCAgtgtgaaaaaattatataaatagataaatggtaacactttattttcaggACCCATTCTAACTATTaagtatattggctgtttattaactAGTACTAATCAAACACATATTAAAGCCTTATTCTGCTTGACCATATATTAGATGCCTTAATGCTACCTcctacctaaacttaacaaataccttactaactaatataataataagcagcaaattaggaggatattgaggcaaaattcatagttaataGTCAGATTTGGACCTTagaataaagtgtgaccaaataaaTGTACCAAATTTGACATTCATTCTTGATGGATTAATTACAGATATTTGATTCTATTTCCAGCCATTATTTTATAGTTAAAGTAATGgcttataaaaaacaatttttgccatcacaggaatacacaGAATGCAGGAATTTCAAGGAACATTTGGCACACTTTTCACACATGCTTGTGCCGTGGGTTCAGCACCTTAACCAAGAGGGGGTCTCATTAACTCTCCAGTTCAGGGATCATCTCTTCCAGGTTTAAACCTTTAGCCTTTAGGATTACCAGCTCAGACCTTTAACCATTAACACCCATACACACATAACATCACAATGCAGACGCAAAATACAATAGTCGGTGACCtcacatgtatatttttaacCCCGATTAACCCACGACAGACAATCATCACTAAACATGACTGTGAGATGATATTACGGCAGTCTGTCGAGCTGAGCATCGAAGAAACGAAAGCTGAGACCTAGAATCACAGAGCAAAGACAAGGAATCTAAAGAACTCAGTAATCTTCTTAATAAGCACCAGATCTAGCAGGAACATGTGATCCTGACAATacccccccccctcaaaaaaaaccCCATCCAGTAGAAAAAAGACCCTCCTGCCCCCTTTATTTCAGTGTCTTACCTATATCGGACTCAGAATGTTTGATGCCTTCTGCAGTGTTGAcagatttatttaatgtataattcaTTCAATCAGTTTCGCTCGACATCAATCATCATTCTCATGTCAGAAAGACTAAGGCTAAGGAGTAAGCTGGGAGTCAATTCCTACACTCAGCAAATGTCAAGGGCCTCATTGCTGCTCATAGCTTTTGCACTAGAAAACACAATGAGAAGCAAACCACTTTTCTTAAATTCTCATCAAACGTTCCCTAACAATATCTCCTTTGAGGACGAAACAAGAAAATGGCAGAAACACATCATGGTTGTAGGCAGCAAGTAATATCCAGTAATATAGATATTAACAAACCTATATTATCTAATAATAAATGGAtcttggaatatatatatatatatatataatatatatatatatatatatatatatatatatatatatatatatatatttgttcctgtgatgctgatttgcttctcaagaaacatttcttattcttatcatttttgaaaacagttgtgctgctttatattttagagcagtggttttcaacctgtggtccgcggccccctagtgggtcgcgatggtattgcaggtgggccgccaattactattaaaataaataataatgtaaaaatgtctaagtcataacataataacatcatttcatatatataattaaataatccagagttattttctgttcattgccagttcattctagggctgtgcgatagaaatcgtcataaaatcaaGATTTGAGCGtgtgcgatttctaaatcgctttatagcacgattttccgcggctctgacctcccgcagtatgccatccgatctaatcagaatgaagcgcgcctagcgcgagaacagaacagactgggaatatgcctacgtaactccaggttcacacacagtctttgatgcgccttttttccgagcccatgtgaACGGATCAGAGTGTTCACACTGtacgcggtaaaaggctagaaataaaagcgtgcaaaaaaaattaatatctagcacatgagcatagagagagttgtgagtgcacaggacgcagttttgagaggagacacgttttaagtgcgcacactctctccggacgagagcagcgtcTATCTGAGCacgcgcgtctggttttgtgacagagcaaaataAATCTGCGTGagagcggagagattcgcgctcgtgcattaatttaatgtgctttcgcgttacatttatgcgctctcgctgctgcttctgcaccgcatacacatactgtatacgcagtGCAAACGGAGTAGGCCTatgtgtgaacctgtataatgtataacaaatctatttcaacacctgaggcaccgctacaattaatgagctctataaacaatgtatggcaaaaaagaaaaaaagtccctggacacaggatttatttatttatatatttttaaattttgttacacctttactatagtgattattctgacttatgtctgttctagagacgttacaactttttgataaagctctaattggttttcttttggaaatatgtgtcaaattcatcctgaatgcatttatgactgtaaagcacatctgtgtgtgtcaaaattgtaattaaaatcgaaatcgcaaaattgatcaaagaaatcgcgatagggttttttttttttttttttttttcatatcgcaCAGCCCAAGTTCATTCAACAAATACAGTTAACATTCTAGCTTCTGaatactaagttattaacccaacgaTAGctgggtcagttaatttttttgcagtgggccgcgcaaacatatgtgtttggttgtgtgggccgcgagctgaaaaaggttgggaaccactgttttaGAGGAAACCATgataccttttttcaggattctttgataaataaaaagttcacaagaacaacatttatttgaaatagaaatcttgtgtgtcaatgtaaaaatgtgtttactgtcacttttgatcaatttaatgtgaccttgctgaacaaaagtattattttctttgagGGCAGCATTTATCTatctgccattcaaaagtttgggatgagtaagatttttaatgtttgaaagaagtttcttatgcgtatcaaggctgcatttatttgatcaaaaatacagaaaaaaacagtaacattgtgaagtAATAtcgcaattaaaatatatatatatttagatatactttaaatgtatttttgtgattcaaagctgaattttcatcagccattactccagtcttcagtgtcacatgatccttcagctctcagaattcatcaaaaatatcttaatttgtgttctgaagatgaatggaggtcttacaggtttagaacaacatgacgGACGGTGagtagttaatgacagaattttcagttttgggtgaactatccatttaaatagcttgaaaagatttctgttttgattatataaaatgaatatatattttgaatatataaaagtaaatatttttctctttttaatatatcataatatactgtaaattacaaatttaattaagGTAATGCTTTTTTGGGGTTGGGCGAGGATGTTATATCTTACAAAAGGCACCGGAATAACCAGATTTATGGTTGGTTAACACCAACTGAACCCCTGCACGTACCTCAAGTTGCTTTCGTCCATGCAGAGGATGTGATCAAAAGTCATGAAGTCATCTTTGGTGACCTAACAAACAGAAAGACTGTATGAGTAACGCATGTAACACTTCATTTACATTGTCCTGCAGTGACCCATTCGGCACGGGCCAGTGGTTTCGGCTCACATCCACCCCTCTTTCTCCATTTTCCTCTCAAATCTGCCGCCAAAAGAGCACGGCGCTGGCTTGGACAAGCTCCAGGGAACACGAGCAAAGGGCCAGAGAGCTAGTAGATGTGCCGTCTTTGTCTGTCCGGACATTCGCTCCCCTCACTCAAGACACGGAGTTAAGAAACGGATCAAAGCACATCTGTGGCTGCAAGTAAGTTTGTGCGTATATTGAGCAAGAGCACATGATTCATTTGGGATGTTACTGCACAGAGACAGTCATAATAGTAATATATGTTTTCAATTTACAAAAACAACTAAGTGCAAAAACTGGAAATCATGAACGACACATaagggggtggggtgggggggacaAGAAACGCCTGCCTCGGCTACATGTGTTTTCTTGTATAATTGGGGGCTGTGATTTGTGTGAGGTCAACAGGACAAATATGTCTTTAGTGTGAGCTCAGCTCTGTACAGCCTCGTGTGAACCTGACCTGTAAAGGCCGAACTAAAGCCTGCTCACATGACTGGAATATCTGACTGACGGCTGGAAAATGTGGGTGGAAAGCACCCGAGTCTGATAGTAATAGGCCAAACCATGTATATTTCAGACACGGTGATGCAGCAGCCAACTTAACATTTGACAAGTTTCAACGACACACAGGTTGGGATTTGCTTAAAAACACAACAAGGAACAAGGaacaaaaaaagtgttgaaaATCGTCAAATAAGTGGTGTGGTAAAACTGGTTAATTTACTTCATGAAATAATCTTTTTTGACAAGTTGTACAAGTGCTATTGCTTGCTTTTTTCATTATGatcttttttatttgatcattaagactgtttttgaaacaatataatataatatactgttgAGCAGCTGAAGTCTTGTATCAAGTGAAATTGGGCaaaaattttgcttgcaaaacaTTCATAATTAGTATCCTCAATTATcaaacttttttggagtgtgttacAGCCAtcagattttattgcatttaaagaaaAGGTCCTAATTTTTCTGATTTGggtttgtataatataataattaaacaatccAGCCAAAGATGTTATCGAGTTTTAttgataatttaaattattattattgttttggatGGACTTTCTGCAATGCTCCTTAAAAGAACACCGGTGATGTCTAAACTTCtcacttctgtttttttaaagcatcGTCTTTATTTTGGCTTCATTTAAACAGCTATAAACATACAAGGCAGCATTAAAGTTTACCAAAATCTGTTAAGCCCCTatctatttcacataaaattgctttaatgttatataaattcactcattcatttattttatatgctagAAAGCATATTGCTTTATTGTGAATCATCACATACACACAGTAGAGGCACCAAATCTGACAACACAACATAAGAGTTTACCAAAATCTGTTATTCTGCTCTATTTCCCACACAATAGCTTTATTGTTATCCAAATTAACACTAGTGATATCTACACTTCTTTATTTTATATCCTAGAAAGCATATTGCTCTGAAAACAGCTGTAGATTTACGGCAGGGTCACCAGTGAATCAGTTAGCCAATGCCTATGCTTTTATATCATTAATACAATGAGTAGTGGTTTAGTATTGCATGTATAAGAGTAACTGTCAAACTGTAATGATTTCAATAACCACTAATGCAGCCTTGTCAGATTTGATGACCCTGCTCTGTGTGTGCAGCTGTTCACATCAGACCAAGCGGATTGTTTCCAAGGAGATTAGACATCAGAGTGAATATGGATAACACTGAAGCCATTGTGTATGAAATAGAGCGGGTTATGGATTTGCTTAACCTCTAATGCAGCCTTGTCAGATTTAGTGAACCTGCTGTATGTCTGTAGCTGTTCACATCAGAGGAAAGCACTTtctaggaaataaaataaattcagacaTCACCAGTGAATTTGTTCATTaaagttgttttatgtttatttactgcAGTCACAATGATGtattggaaaaaaaattcaaattccaagtttacattttgcaattcagTTTTCTGGTTTCCGCCATGAAATTAAGATTACTATTGAGATTTGTCTaaaacttttgactttttttttcttcataattgtgagtttatatcttacaattttgaATTTTCTTCTCAAAATTCTGGCTtcttctcagaaaaaaagtcagaattgtgagaaacaaagtagCAAATATCTATTTCCAAGCGTGTTCTCATATGCACATTTAATGAATGGTGACCTGTAGTAATTCGGCACCCTTTCCCATTTTTTGGAACACTATTTTGAGTTAGGCTACATTGTCTGTTCTTGTACTGTTGTTGTACTGTTCTTCACAAACTGAAAGTATTTGTCACATACCTGACCAAATCAGtgttttgagtgaatgattcaatgactcacttataaatAGAATcatttgtcgccacctactggcataactaTATAGTCTGCTAAAGAATCACTACTAAAGGCACTGTCACAGtgacgataactataaagttttaacaaTTGTTCTAAATCTCTGAAAATAGGAAAATCCACAGCACAGCTATAAAAAGCAACATAGTTGGAATGACTTTCCAGCTGATAAacgataaaaaaaacatttacagccaatcagaatccaccaa from Cyprinus carpio isolate SPL01 chromosome B23, ASM1834038v1, whole genome shotgun sequence includes:
- the acp1 gene encoding low molecular weight phosphotyrosine protein phosphatase isoform X1 — encoded protein: MATPSGRSVLFVCLGNICRSPIAEAVFRKMATDNGAVDKWRIDSAATSTYEIGNPPDHRGQACMKRHGVSMRHIARQVTKDDFMTFDHILCMDESNLRDLNKKASSVKNSKAKIELLGSYDPEKQLIIQDPYYGSDKDFETVYEQCVRCCKAFLEQHS
- the acp1 gene encoding low molecular weight phosphotyrosine protein phosphatase isoform X2; protein product: MATPSGRSVLFVCLGNICRSPIAEAVFRKMATDNGAVDKWVIDSGATSDWNTGSSPDARGLACLRKHGIETDHRARQVTKDDFMTFDHILCMDESNLRDLNKKASSVKNSKAKIELLGSYDPEKQLIIQDPYYGSDKDFETVYEQCVRCCKAFLEQHS